From the genome of Spinacia oleracea cultivar Varoflay chromosome 2, BTI_SOV_V1, whole genome shotgun sequence, one region includes:
- the LOC110794230 gene encoding fe-S cluster assembly factor HCF101, chloroplastic, with protein MHLLHSPIPPNLSFQPSKIFQHKNGLVFNGLIQQNRQIKSTWGLHNQVNFGSITVKASSVEAGVSASSIKTAESDVLKALSQIIDPDFGTDIVSCGFVKDLQIDETVGEVSFRLELTTPACPVKDMFEQRANEVVLALPWVVKVKVTMSAQPSKPILGADLPKCLQRVSNIVAVSSCKGGVGKSTVAVNLAYTLAGMGARVGIFDADVYGPSLPTMVSPENRLLEMIAETKTILPTEYLGVKLISFGFAGQGRAIMRGPMVSGVINQLLTTTEWGELDYLVIDMPPGTGDIQLTLCQVVPLTAAVIVTTPQKLAFIDVAKGVRMFSKLKVPCVAVVENMCHFDADGKRFYPFGRGSGSQVVEQFGIPHLFELPIKPALSASGDSGQPEVVADPLGEVAKTFQDLGVCVVQQCAKIRQQVSTAVRYDKAMKAIRVKVPDSDEEFLLHPATVRRNDRSAQSVDEWTGEQMLQYTDISEDIEPEEIRPMGNYAVEITWPDGFNQIAPYDQLQTMERLVDIPQPIPA; from the exons AAAATTTTCCAGCATAAAAATG ggTTAGTGTTCAATGGATTGATTCAACAGAACAGGCAGATAAAGTCTACATGGGGTTTGCATAATCAAGTTAATTTTGGTTCAATTACAGTTAAAGCTTCTTCTGTTGAAG CTGGTGTTTCAGCATCTTCGATCAAAACAGCTGAGAGTGATGTCCTCAAAGCATTGTCTCAAATCATAGATCCAGACTTTGGGACAGACATTGTTTCTTGTGGCTTTGTAAAGGACCTACAAATTGATGAAACTGTGGGAGAG GTGTCATTTCGCTTGGAGCTTACGACCCCAGCCTGTCCAGTAAAGGACATG TTTGAGCAAAGAGCAAATGAGGTGGTGTTAGCGCTTCCTTGGGTTGTAAAAGTGAAGGTTACTATGTCAGCCCAACCTTCAAAACCAATTTTAGGGGCAGACCTTCCAAAGTGCTTGCAGAGAGTTTCAAATATTGTGGCCGTTTCTAGTTGTAAA GGAGGTGTAGGAAAATCAACTGTTGCTGTTAATCTTGCTTATACTCTTGCTGGGATGGGTGCTAGAGTTGGTATTTTCGATGCTGATGTGTATGGTCCCAGTTTGCCAACAATGGTTTCACCAGAGAATAGGCTACTAGAAATG ATTGCAGAGACGAAGACCATACTTCCAACTGAATATTTGGGTGTCAAACTGATATCATTTGGATTTGCTGGGCAAGGTCGTGCAATTATGCGGGGACCAATGGTTTCTGGAGTTATTAACCAGCTACTTACTACAACTGAATG GGGGGAACTCGACTACCTTGTTATTGACATGCCACCAGGGACTGGTGACATTCAGCTAACTTTGTGTCAG GTTGTTCCATTAACAGCAGCAGTCATTGTTACAACTCCACAAAAGCTAGCATTCATTGACGTAGCTAAAGGAGTTCGCATGTTCTCAAAACTCAAG GTACCATGCGTTGCTGTTGTGGAGAATATGTGTCATTTTGATGCAGATGGGAAGCGCTTTTATCCTTTTGGCAGAGGTTCGGGCTCTCAG GTTGTTGAGCAGTTTGGAATTCCGCATCTGTTCGAACTTCCAATAAAGCCAGCT TTGTCTGCTTCTGGAGATAGTGGACAACCAGAAGTGGTAGCTGATCCGCTAGGAGAGGTTGCGAAGACATTTCAAGACCTTGGAGTTTGTGTTGTACAGCAATGTGCCAAGATTCGCCAACAAG TATCAACTGCTGTCCGCTATGACAAAGCAATGAAGGCAATAAGGGTGAAGGTACCTGATTCAGATGAGGAGTTTCTTCTTCATCCTGCAACTGTGAGACGGAATGATCGGTCTGCACAGAGTGTG GATGAATGGACTGGTGAGCAAATGTTACAGTACACTGATATCTCAGAAGATATTGAACCCGAAGAAATCAGACCTATGGGTAATTATGCTGTGGAAATAACATGGCCAGATGGGTTTAACCAG ATTGCACCGTATGATCAACTTCAGACCATGGAGCGATTAGTTGATATCCCTCAGCCAATACCCGCCTAA
- the LOC110794231 gene encoding protein WHAT'S THIS FACTOR 9, mitochondrial: protein MNWWLVRGFGLSCKGQKGYNYLQKFSLVNIKLKWVKDKTLDSAVAGQKDLKAACTLISVIFSDSEGCVPIYRLRRHRRQLGIPDELKLSTFVRRYPTIFHESSFLDSGGTPVPLFSLTPGALSLHEEELRIFQENQLDIVNRLQKLLMLVKDITLPLQTIDQLKWDLGLPYDYHQSLISHFPELFSVVNLEDDRVGLKLMSWDNHLVVSHLQKNFDLSGKNEGVSDDCLAFPIGFPRGYGLKRKCMEWLEEWQGLPYTSPYSDASHLDPRTDVAEKRIVGVFHELLHLTILKQTERKNVSNLRKPLHLPQKFTKVFERHPSIFYISKKSDTQTVILRESYNGSELLEKHPLVEIRRQYAEMMKQGFLDRSRGLYREAKGIDIEQEQGFE from the coding sequence ATGAATTGGTGGCTGGTCAGAGGTTTTGGGCTTTCCTGTAAGGGTCAAAAGGGATATAATTACTTGCAGAAATTTAGTCTTGTAAACATAAAGCTGAAATGGGTTAAAGATAAGACACTTGATTCAGCTGTTGCGGGTCAGAAGGACCTTAAGGCGGCTTGCACCCTTATTTCCGTCATTTTCTCTGATTCCGAGGGCTGTGTTCCAATCTATCGTCTTAGGCGCCACCGTAGACAGCTTGGAATCCCTGATGAACTCAAGCTGTCTACCTTTGTAAGGAGATACCCGACTATCTTTCATGAGTCTTCTTTTCTTGATAGTGGAGGTACACCTGTCCCCTTATTTAGCTTGACCCCTGGAGCATTGAGTCTACATGAGGAAGAACTTAGAATTTTTCAGGAAAATCAGTTGGATATAGTTAACAGGCTACAAAAGCTGCTGATGCTCGTCAAGGATATTACTCTTCCGTTACAGACGATTGACCAGTTAAAATGGGACCTTGGTTTACCCTATGATTACCATCAGTCTCTGATTTCCCACTTTCCTGAACTTTTCTCTGTCGTCAACCTTGAAGATGATCGTGTTGGTTTAAAGCTGATGTCATGGGATAATCACCTCGTAGTTTCTCATTTGCAGAAGAATTTTGATCTGTCAGGAAAAAATGAAGGTGTGTCTGATGATTGTCTAGCTTTTCCTATTGGATTCCCTCGGGGGTATGGTTTGAAAAGGAAGTGCATGGAATGGTTAGAAGAGTGGCAGGGACTCCCTTATACTTCCCCGTACAGTGATGCTTCTCACTTGGATCCCCGTACAGATGTTGCTGAGAAACGGATAGTTGGGGTGTTTCATGAGCTTTTACACCTCACAATTCTAAAACAAACTGAACGCAAAAATGTTAGCAACCTTCGAAAGCCTTTGCACTTGCCTCAAAAGTTCACTAAGGTTTTTGAACGCCATCCCAGCATCTTCTATATTTCTAAGAAAAGTGATACGCAGACAGTTATTCTTAGGGAATCCTACAATGGATCTGAGCTTCTTGAGAAGCATCCGCTTGTAGAAATCAGGCGTCAGTATGCTGAAATGATGAAACAGGGCTTCTTGGATAGAAGTCGGGGCTTATATCGTGAAGCTAAGGGTATAGATATTGAACAAGaacaagggtttgagtga